DNA from Cyanobacteria bacterium GSL.Bin1:
TTTTTTCAGTTGCAGGGCAGCCTTACTATTCACTTCCGAAAGCGTGGGATAAATATGAATCATCCCAGTTAATGCCGAAACCGGTAACTGATTCTTCATCGCTAAAATGATTTCATGGATGATTTCTCCCGCAGAGGGTCCCACAATATGCGCTCCTAAAATTTGTCCTTTGGGAGTCGTAATAATTTTTGCAAAGCCCTCAGTTGCACCTTCGGCTTGAGCGCGATCCACATCGGCAAACTCTTGTTTGAGGACTTCAAACTCATTGCCATATCGTTCTTTGGCTTGTTTTTCGCTTAAGCCGACTCGGGCTAATTCCGGTTCAGTAAAGGTTGCCCAAGGAATCACCCGATAGTCAGCTTTAGCAGAGGGGAAAAATAAGGCATTTTGAATAACAACTCCCGCTTCGTAGCC
Protein-coding regions in this window:
- a CDS encoding pyridine nucleotide-disulfide oxidoreductase, with amino-acid sequence GYEAGVVIQNALFFPSAKADYRVIPWATFTEPELARVGLSEKQAKERYGNEFEVLKQEFADVDRAQAEGATEGFAKIITTPKGQILGAHIVGPSAGEIIHEIILAMKNQLPVSALTGMIHIYPTLSEVNSKAALQLKKRNYAKNELLQNTLQRLFGFLRSIA